A section of the Triticum dicoccoides isolate Atlit2015 ecotype Zavitan chromosome 7A, WEW_v2.0, whole genome shotgun sequence genome encodes:
- the LOC119334743 gene encoding oleosin 5-like, whose protein sequence is MATTASARAHQQHGGKQQQYQPLRRIEGLSLRSALRSDPRVPALAAAALLVPLGAALLALSGLFLLATLAGVALAAPLVLLFSPVLVPAALGAALAVAGLAAAGALAVSGLSALVWVVGYVQRGLAQGDSGRVGGMVVQPLDSGKRHGRQGAPAFVGHRVGDDAGDALGTTKARDVASA, encoded by the coding sequence ATGGCCACGACGGCGTCGGCGCGCGCGCACCAGCAGCACGGCGGGAAGCAGCAGCAGTACCAGCCGCTGCGGCGCATTGAGGGGCTGAGCCTGAGGTCCGCGCTCCGCAGCGACCCGCGCGTCCCCGCGCTGGCCGCGGCCGCGCTCCTCGTCCCGCTCGGCGCCGCGCTGCTGGCCCTCTCCGGCCTCTTCCTGCTGGCCACGCTCGCCGGCGTCGCGCTCGCGGCGCCTCTCGTCCTGCTCTTCAGTCCGGTGCTCGTGCCCGCCGCGCTGGGCGCCGCGCTGGCCGTCGCGGGgctcgccgccgccggcgcgcTCGCCGTCTCGGGGCTCTCGGCGCTCGTCTGGGTCGTGGGATACGTCCAGAGGGGCCTGGCGCAGGGCGACTCCGGCCGGGTGGGCGGGATGGTGGTGCAGCCGTTGGACAGCGGGAAGCGGCACGGCAGACAGGGGGCGCCGGCCTTCGTCGGGCACAGAGTCGGGGACGACGCCGGGGACGCTCTGGGCACCACCAAAGCGCGGGACGTCGCCAGCGCCTAA